Proteins encoded in a region of the Watersipora subatra chromosome 5, tzWatSuba1.1, whole genome shotgun sequence genome:
- the LOC137396197 gene encoding eosinophil peroxidase-like, which produces MKMSIALALFAASISMSWATPIDIRHSIHLSVLAPDDPGFQLANLERIANEILSARREGRSSQLAHENPFRKTPQCDYNSVFRTMDGTCNNIHNPWIGAAKTPLHRMTLQKYQDGLSSPRQMYYYTQSILPTARRVSLSVHMTTSNTSTAFSSLLMNLGQFIDHDIALSPESGGEGGEDANKTQCCEASPELYRDSLKECFPISTTNDPIYRRSCIPFLRSAPVPGFPNQPVQRYQMNDLTSYIDASMVYGSTTQRAQALRSYVGGRLRSERDRDGKERLPDAERNPRDCFRGREECRYASGDVRNSEQAALTSVHTLMLRQHNNMVDQLADLNPHWNDEQLYQTGRKILGAIMQRITYDEFLPIVIGPQYMRRYGLSLLERGRFSGYSSSVDTSVMAEFSTAAFRFGHSLIRQTFSHSGHGIDLKDIFDSYKTTSRYGSDGLLKGMIQDRIEACDQFVTRGVRDNLFGEEMDLPSFNIQRGRDHGLASYNDVRRAFRMSTSSNWDGMAGHSHSHRTVNDMQTVYPHPEDIELFPGGMAETPLPGALVGETFANIIADQFRRLRYGDRYWHETTDTRRGFTDAQLTAIRRVTLASLYCENIPGIRIRKNLLRVESYDNPATDCSQIEVLDLTPWQEATPRNSEPSRSRSYPAPRPPTYPSPRTQPKPAAYPPTQRSYYQPRYQGSDTPRPSRPPTARPRNTARPFRYSPRRPRYYRNPQSYPRFY; this is translated from the exons GGAAGGACGGAGTTCACAACTTG CTCATGAGAACCCTTTTCGTAAGACACCCCAGTGCGACTACAACTCTGTATTCAGAACGATGGATGGAACTTGCAATAACATACACAACCCTTGGATAGGAGCAGCTAAAACACCTCTTCATCGAATGACACTACAAAAGTACCAAGATG GTCTGAGTTCACCCCGCCAGATGTACTACTACACCCAGTCTATCCTTCCAACAGCTCGGAGAGTGTCTCTCAGTGTTCACATGACTACGAGCAACACGAGCACGGCTTTCTCTAGTCTCCTTATGAACCTTGGCCAGTTTATAGACCATGACATAGCGCTGAGTCCAGAATCAGGAGGAGAAGGGGGTGAAGATGCCAATAA GACACAGTGTTGTGAGGCGTCTCCTGAGCTTTACCGAGACAGTCTTAAAGAATGTTTTCCGATCTCTACAACCAATGATCCAATTTACAGAAGAAGTTGCATTCCATTCTTGAGATCTGCACCAGTTCCAGGGTTTCCTAACCAACCAG TTCAGAGATACCAGATGAATGACCTGACTTCTTACATAGATGCCTCTATGGTGTATGGCAGCACCACTCAGAGAGCACAAGCTCTCCGAAGCTATGTGGGAGGGAGGCTGAGATCCGAG AGAGATCGAGATGGCAAAGAGAGACTGCCAGATGCAGAAAGAAACCCTAGAGATTGCTTCAGAGGTAGAGAAGAATGTCGATACGCATCAGGAGATGTTAGAAACAGTGAACAAG CTGCTTTAACAAGTGTTCACACTCTGATGCTGCGTCAGCACAACAACATGGTAGATCAGCTAGCAGACCTCAACCCTCACTGGAACGATGAGCAACTCTACCAG ACTGGAAGAAAGATTCTTGGAGCCATCATGCAGCGAATCACCTATGATGAGTTTCTTCCTATAGTCATTGGACCTCAATATATGCGGCGCTATGGTCTTTCTTTGTTGGAACGTGGCAGGTTCTCAGGCTATTCTTCTAGTGTGGATACATCAGTTAT GGCTGAGTTTTCAACTGCAGCATTCCGATTTGGCCACTCTTTGATCAGACAAACCTTTTCTCACTCAGGCCATGGAATTGACCTCAAGGACATTTTTGATTCTTACAAAACCACCAGTAGATATG gATCTGATGGACTTTTAAAAGGAATGATTCAAGATAGAATAGAAGCATGTGACCAGTTTGTTACAAGAGGG GTTAGAGACAATTTATTTGGGGAGGAGATGGATCTGCCCTCATTCAATATCCAAAGAGGTAGAGACCACGGGCTAGCTAGCTACAATGATGTAAG GAGAGCATTTCGCATGTCAACCTCCAGTAACTGGGATGGAATGGCTGGTCACAGCCACAGCCACAGAACGGTGAATGATATGCAAACAGTTTATCCGCATCCCGAAGACATTGAACTATTTCCTGGAG GCATGGCAGAGACACCTCTGCCTGGCGCTCTTGTTGGAGAAACCTTTGCCAACATCATAGCTGACCAATTCAGAAGATTGCGGTATGGTGACCGATATTGGCATGAAACCACAGACACAAGAAGAGGATTTACGGACG CCCAGCTAACAGCGATCAGAAGAGTCACTTTGGCATCACTCTACTGTGAAAATATTCCTGGAATTCGAATCAGAAAGAATTTGCTGCGAGTCGAAAGCTATGA CAACCCAGCAACAGACTGCAGTCAAATTGAAGTTTTGGATCTTACTCCATGGCAAGAAGCAACTCCGCGCAATTCGGAACCTTCTAGGTCAAGATCCTATCCTGCCCCTCGACCTCCAACATATCCATCTCCTCGCACTCAGCCCAAGCCGGCAGCCTACCCTCCGACACAACGATCATACTACCAGCCTAGATATCAAGGCTCAGACACCCCTAGGCCATCACGCCCTCCAACAGCTCGTCCGCGAAACACGGCACGACCTTTTCGCTACTCACCGAGGCGTCCAAGATACTACAGAAACCCTCAATCCTATCCTAGGTTCTATTAA
- the LOC137396674 gene encoding LOW QUALITY PROTEIN: dynein heavy chain-like (The sequence of the model RefSeq protein was modified relative to this genomic sequence to represent the inferred CDS: substituted 1 base at 1 genomic stop codon) — MKSIVVFPSKVENRSSPTIVQQHLHSVEQHLHSVEQHLHSVEQHLHSVEQHMHSVQXHLHSVQQHLHSVEQHLHSVEQHLNSVQQHIVQQHMHSVQQHLHSVQQHMHSVQQHMHSVQQHLHSVQQHMHSVQQHMHSVQHC, encoded by the exons atgaaGTCAATAGTTGTGTTTCCT AGCAAAGTTGAGAATAGATCCAGTCCAACAATTGTACAACAACACCTGCATAGTGTAGAACAACACCTGCATAGTGTAGAACAACACCTGCATAGTGTAGAACAACACCTGCATAGTGTAGAACAACACATGCATAGTGTACAATGACACCTGCATAGCGTACAACAACACCTGCATAGTGTAGAACAACACCTGCATAGTGTAGAACAACACCTGAATAGTGTACAACAACACAT TGTACAACAACACATGCATAGTGTGCAACAACACCTGCATAGTGTACAACAACACATGCATAGTGTACAACAACACATGCATAGTGTACAACAACACCTGCATAGTGTACAACAACACATGCATAGTGTACAACAACACATGCATAGTGTACAACACTGTTGA